One segment of Salvelinus alpinus chromosome 1, SLU_Salpinus.1, whole genome shotgun sequence DNA contains the following:
- the LOC139574021 gene encoding voltage-dependent T-type calcium channel subunit alpha-1H-like, with translation MTSEECPVPLGGVSPVGAGLCEDYGPVQADDIIEEAGGAGDDVSIGSDLSTLVVPFPELAPVVFFCLKQTTCPRSWCIHMVSSPYPLLLLRLPPTPNL, from the coding sequence ATGACGAGTGAGGAGTGTCCCGTTCCGCTAGGGGGCGTGTCCCCAGTGGGGGCGGGGCTCTGCGAGGACTACGGCCCGGTGCAGGCTGATGACATCATCGAGGAGGCGGGAGGGGCGGGCGATGACGTCAGCATCGGCAGTGACCTCAGCACGCTGGTGGTGCCGTTCCCTGAGCTTGCACCCGTGGTGTTCTTCTGTCTCAAGCAGACCACCTGTCCCCGCAGCTGGTGCATACACATGGTGTCCAGCCCATATCCTTTACTACTGCTGAGATTACCTccgacccctaacctctga